Proteins encoded in a region of the Streptomyces sp. PCS3-D2 genome:
- the paaD gene encoding 1,2-phenylacetyl-CoA epoxidase subunit PaaD codes for MVTADVTTTRLEAELAELAGSVPDPELPVLTLGELGVVRGVRVHEDGHAEVTLTPTYTGCPAIEAMSADIERVLSGHGIPEVRVTTVLAPAWSTDDISAEGRRKLAEFGIAPPRPHAAGGPVPVTLSVRCPNCGSTETELLSRFSSTACKALRRCTACREPFDHFKEL; via the coding sequence ATGGTGACCGCCGACGTCACGACGACCCGGCTGGAGGCGGAGCTGGCCGAGCTGGCCGGATCCGTCCCGGACCCCGAGCTGCCGGTGCTCACCCTCGGCGAGCTCGGCGTGGTGCGCGGGGTACGGGTGCACGAGGACGGCCACGCCGAGGTCACCCTCACCCCGACCTACACCGGCTGCCCCGCGATCGAGGCCATGTCCGCTGACATCGAACGGGTCTTGAGCGGCCACGGCATCCCCGAGGTACGGGTGACCACCGTGCTGGCGCCTGCCTGGTCCACGGACGACATCAGTGCCGAGGGCCGGCGCAAGCTGGCCGAGTTCGGCATCGCCCCGCCCCGGCCGCACGCGGCCGGCGGTCCCGTCCCGGTGACGCTGTCCGTCCGCTGCCCGAACTGCGGATCGACCGAGACGGAGCTGCTGAGCCGCTTCTCCTCCACCGCGTGCAAGGCGCTGCGCCGCTGCACCGCCTGCCGCGAACCGTTCGACCACTTCAAGGAGCTGTAG
- a CDS encoding 2Fe-2S iron-sulfur cluster-binding protein — protein sequence MAAPRHGAFHPLTVAEVDRLTDDSVALTLRVPQELREDYRHAPGQHLTLRRTAREGGTEVRRTYSICSPAPAADGPGPALLRVGVRLVEGGEFSTFAHKEIAAGDVLDVMVPAGRFVLDPATAPASGHYAAIVGGSGITPVLSIAASLLAARADARFCLVRSDRTAASTMFLEEVADLKDRYPSRFQLVTVLSREEQEAGLPSGRLDEERLSSLLPALLPVAEVTGWFLCGPYGLVQGAERALGSLGVARTRVHEEIFHVEDSTPAPARTAASAAAAAHSRVTARLDGRSGTWPVQDGESLLDAVLRNRADAPYACKGGVCGTCRAFVVSGEVRMDRNFALEAEETDAGFVLACQSHPVTEEVEIDFDR from the coding sequence ATGGCCGCCCCCCGCCACGGCGCGTTCCACCCGCTGACGGTGGCGGAAGTCGACCGGCTCACCGACGACTCGGTGGCGCTGACCCTGCGCGTTCCCCAGGAGCTGCGCGAGGACTACCGGCACGCCCCCGGCCAGCACCTGACACTGCGCCGCACCGCCCGCGAGGGCGGCACCGAGGTCCGCCGCACCTACTCGATCTGCTCGCCCGCGCCTGCGGCCGACGGACCGGGCCCCGCCCTGCTGCGGGTCGGCGTGCGGCTGGTGGAGGGAGGCGAGTTCTCCACCTTCGCGCACAAGGAGATCGCGGCCGGTGACGTGCTGGACGTCATGGTCCCGGCCGGGCGCTTCGTGCTGGACCCCGCCACGGCCCCCGCCTCCGGGCACTACGCCGCGATCGTCGGCGGGAGCGGGATCACCCCCGTCCTGTCCATCGCGGCGAGCCTGCTGGCCGCGCGGGCCGACGCCCGCTTCTGCCTCGTGCGCAGCGACCGTACGGCCGCCTCCACGATGTTCCTGGAGGAGGTCGCCGACCTCAAGGACCGCTACCCGTCGCGGTTCCAGCTGGTCACCGTCCTCTCCCGGGAGGAGCAGGAGGCGGGTCTGCCCTCCGGCCGGCTGGACGAGGAGCGGCTGTCCTCCCTGCTGCCCGCGCTGCTGCCGGTGGCGGAGGTCACGGGCTGGTTCCTGTGCGGGCCCTACGGCCTGGTGCAGGGGGCGGAGCGCGCGCTGGGCTCGCTCGGCGTCGCCCGCACCCGGGTCCACGAGGAGATCTTCCACGTCGAGGACAGCACCCCCGCACCGGCCCGCACGGCGGCGTCGGCGGCGGCGGCCGCGCACAGCCGGGTCACCGCACGGCTCGACGGCCGCTCCGGCACCTGGCCCGTCCAGGACGGCGAGTCGCTGCTGGACGCGGTGCTCCGCAACCGTGCGGACGCCCCGTACGCCTGCAAGGGCGGCGTGTGCGGCACCTGCCGGGCGTTCGTGGTGTCGGGCGAGGTCCGGATGGACCGCAACTTCGCCCTGGAGGCCGAGGAGACCGACGCCGGTTTCGTCCTGGCCTGCCAGTCGCACCCGGTCACCGAGGAAGTGGAGATCGACTTCGACCGCTGA
- a CDS encoding acyl-CoA dehydrogenase family protein: MDFTFTEEQRAVVEAARAAFADVAPDSVPSPALTPGSVADDFDRPLWARLAGSDLLGLVLAEEHGGAGLDAIALCLVLREAARVLARVPLLEHCATAMAVQAHGSPELTAALLPGAGRGTLVLTAAAHGRSGHDPAELAVTARPDGDAWLLEGTQTAVPWAHTADWIAVPAHTGEGEAVLAVIPRTAGGLALAEQVSTSGERFAELALDGVRVEPTHLIDDPQAWERLRQLLTTGTCALALGLGERVLGMTSQYTGKREQFGFPVATFQAVAVQAADRYIDLRAMEVTLWQAAWRLDAATGGAGGPLPSAGDVAVAKIWASEGVRRVVQTAQHLHGGFGADTDYPLHRYHAWAKQLELQLGPAAAHEEALGDLLAAYPLA; the protein is encoded by the coding sequence GTGGACTTCACCTTCACCGAGGAGCAGCGCGCCGTCGTCGAGGCGGCCCGGGCCGCGTTCGCGGATGTCGCACCCGACAGCGTGCCCAGCCCCGCCCTCACCCCGGGCTCCGTCGCCGACGACTTCGACCGTCCGCTGTGGGCCAGGCTCGCCGGCTCCGACCTGCTCGGCCTCGTCCTCGCCGAGGAGCACGGGGGCGCGGGCCTGGACGCCATCGCCCTGTGTCTCGTGCTGCGCGAGGCCGCCCGGGTACTGGCCCGGGTCCCGCTCCTGGAGCACTGCGCCACCGCCATGGCCGTCCAGGCCCACGGCAGCCCCGAACTGACCGCCGCCCTGCTGCCCGGCGCCGGACGCGGCACGCTGGTCCTCACCGCGGCCGCACACGGCCGCTCCGGCCACGATCCGGCCGAACTCGCCGTCACCGCACGGCCCGACGGCGATGCCTGGCTCCTGGAGGGCACCCAGACCGCCGTCCCCTGGGCGCACACCGCCGACTGGATCGCCGTACCGGCCCACACCGGTGAGGGCGAGGCCGTCCTCGCGGTGATCCCGCGCACCGCCGGGGGACTCGCCCTCGCCGAGCAGGTCTCCACCAGCGGGGAGCGGTTCGCCGAACTCGCCCTGGATGGCGTCCGGGTGGAGCCGACCCACTTGATCGACGATCCGCAGGCCTGGGAGCGGCTCCGCCAGCTCCTCACCACCGGCACCTGCGCCCTGGCCCTCGGGCTGGGCGAGCGCGTCCTCGGCATGACGAGCCAATACACCGGAAAGCGCGAGCAGTTCGGTTTCCCGGTGGCCACCTTCCAGGCGGTCGCCGTCCAGGCCGCCGACCGCTACATCGACCTGCGCGCCATGGAGGTCACCCTGTGGCAGGCCGCCTGGCGGCTCGATGCCGCCACGGGCGGCGCCGGCGGTCCGCTGCCGAGCGCAGGTGACGTGGCGGTCGCCAAGATCTGGGCCTCGGAGGGCGTGCGCAGGGTCGTCCAGACGGCCCAGCACCTGCACGGCGGCTTCGGAGCCGACACCGACTACCCGCTGCACCGCTATCACGCCTGGGCCAAGCAGCTGGAGCTCCAGCTGGGCCCGGCTGCCGCACACGAGGAGGCCCTCGGCGATCTGCTCGCCGCATACCCCCTCGCCTGA
- a CDS encoding rhodanese-like domain-containing protein, translated as MNFGPLPSVDAAAVPSEGFVLDVREDDEWAAGHVEGALHIPMSDFVARFGELTEAVEDGRRVYVMCRVGGRSAQVTQYLVRQDIDAVNVDGGMQAWDGAGRPLVTDSGSPAFVL; from the coding sequence ATGAACTTCGGACCGCTTCCCTCGGTGGATGCCGCCGCGGTGCCCTCCGAAGGCTTTGTCCTCGACGTCCGTGAGGACGACGAATGGGCGGCCGGGCACGTCGAGGGCGCTCTGCACATCCCGATGAGCGACTTCGTGGCCCGCTTCGGCGAGTTGACGGAGGCCGTCGAGGACGGCCGCCGCGTGTACGTGATGTGCCGGGTCGGCGGGCGTTCCGCGCAGGTGACCCAGTATCTGGTGCGTCAGGACATCGACGCCGTGAACGTCGACGGCGGGATGCAGGCCTGGGACGGTGCCGGGCGCCCGCTGGTGACGGACAGCGGAAGCCCGGCCTTCGTTCTCTGA